The Nocardia vinacea genome contains the following window.
AAATCCTCGCGCCGGACGTCGTCGCCCTCAACGACGGCGGCGGAATCAGACAGGCCCTCCCGCGCCCCATCATCGGGGCCGAGCGAGTGGCTCGGCTGTTCGCCGCCTACTGGAACACGATCGGCGCCGCGGCGACACTGCAACCGACACAGGTCAATGGCTACCCTGCGTTGATCATCCGGCTCAACGGCGAACTCGACACCGTCACGGCGGTGCGCATCGACGACGGCCTCATCAGCGGCATCTACTCCGTGCGCAATCCGCAGAAGCTGTCGCATATGCAGCGCGAAACCTTTCTGCATCGTTGATGCCCGGGTGCCGACGCAATACGCAGCGTCACTCGATGTCCGTACCTGCCGAGCCCTGGTCGGCTTTGCGCCGACGTGATTGCCGGATCGACGAAGAGGGGTCGCGGGCGGTGAATCGTGACTCGTTCGCATGAAGCTGTCCCACAACGGGCTCCTCGTCGACACGACATCTGGCGTTGCGCTACAAGATCACGATCGAGCGATGCAGTCCAGTGCTGATGCTTCGATTGCCTGTTTCATTTCCTTGATGCCGTATTCGGTGCGGATTCGAATTTCGGGGGCGACGGTGTCGGGGAGGACATCGGTTATCCAGATCAGGCGGCCGCGCTCACCCTCGCTTCGGACCTCGAAGGATGCGTGGTGGTAGTCCAGGGATGGTCTGGCGCCTTCCGTGACGGAGTAGGCCAGGCGGCGGGTTCGGTCGTCGATGGAGACGATCAGTTCCCGGATTACGTGGCCGTCCGGAAATGTGAGGAAGCGTTCGACGCCCTGGATGCGGGTGTCGGCGACTCGGCCGGGGAGCAGGCGTGTGTGCACGGCGCCGACATCACGTACGACATCCCAAATGTGTTGTGGGGAAGTATCGATGACGATTTCGGTGCGGATGGTGGCCATGGGGTCGAGTCTTCCCCATCTCGGGGCGTGATCGTCACGCAGTGCTACGAGTCACGGTCGATCATCGACCCCTGTGCTAGCGGGATCACCCGAAATCACGCGCAAGTACGGCCCGGGCGCGGGCGTCGGCCAAGAGCAGACCCGCTTCTCGGCGCAGTCTGCCGAGTTCGCGACATCGCTGGACAGAATCGGCCGTGCTCTCGAGTTCCTGGTCCAACGAGCCGAGGGTGGATTGCAAGTCACCTACCGTCTCAACAGTCGTCCCGGTGCCCAGGTTTCTTGCTTCCTTTATGAGCTGGGCCAGTCGACCTTCCAGACTGAGCATTTCGCCTCCCGAGCGCGCACAGCTGCGTGTCCGTCGGCGTCACCGAAGCCCGGTTCGCCGATCAAATAAGCCGCATTCATTGAGCCGTTAAGTAACGGTACATCAATTGGTGGAATGATGAAAGGGGCTGGTATCACCCGGAATTCACTGTGCTGTCGGACAATGGGGCGGTTGGTGATCACTCCTCCGGTCCGATGGGAGCCAGCGCTGTGCACGATGATCGTCGGTTGATCGAGAACCGCCTCGGGCGGGTCCTCGCAGAGCGGATCGTTCCAGCGATCTATCCGGAGTCGGTGCCGCTGCGGGCATCGATCTGGGTTGCGCCGGATGAGCCGGTGCCGGTTGCCGAGGGATTGGCCGCGCCCCGGACGCCCATCGAATCCGGTGCCAGATGGGGTGCGCCATGGGGGACCAGCTGGTTCACGGTCGAGGGCACGGTGCCTGCCGAGTGGGCGGGCAAAACCGTCGAGGGGATCATCGATCTCGGTTTCGACCGGAATATGACGGGCTTCCAGTGCGAGGGTCTGGTCTATCGGTCGGACGGATCGCCGGTGAAGGGGCTGCACCCGCGTAACCAGTGGGTGCGGGTGGCGTCCCCGGCGGTCGGTGGCGAGCATGTGCTGTTGCACGTCGAGGCGGCTTCGAACCCGATCATCCCCTTTTTCTCGCCGAACGCTCTCGGTGACAAGCTCACTGCTGGTAACGAGCCGCAATACCGGCTGGGCCGAATGGATCTCGCGGTTTTCGACGACGAGGTCTGGCAGCTGGTGCAGGATCTGGAGGTTCTCGGCGAGCTGATGCATGAGATGCCCGAGGAACCTGCCCGCCGCTACGACATCGTGCGTGCGATCGAGCGCGCACTCGACGCCGTCGATCTACAGGATGTGAACGCCACCGCTACGGCGGCGCGCGAATGCCTGGTCGATGTGCTGGCCAAGCCCGCGGTACCGTCCGCGCACACGATTTGCGCGGTGGGGCACGCGCATATCGATACGGCGTGGCTGTGGCCGCTGCGCGAGACGGTGCGCAAGGTCGCTCGTACGACCGCGAATATGGCCGCGTTGTTGG
Protein-coding sequences here:
- a CDS encoding SRPBCC family protein, whose protein sequence is MATIRTEIVIDTSPQHIWDVVRDVGAVHTRLLPGRVADTRIQGVERFLTFPDGHVIRELIVSIDDRTRRLAYSVTEGARPSLDYHHASFEVRSEGERGRLIWITDVLPDTVAPEIRIRTEYGIKEMKQAIEASALDCIARS